In a single window of the Arachis hypogaea cultivar Tifrunner chromosome 6, arahy.Tifrunner.gnm2.J5K5, whole genome shotgun sequence genome:
- the LOC112696832 gene encoding uncharacterized protein — MCTCLWSPETIDSAVPCRCSYISRHMLTQYCNICIDGFAALSQNFTIQLFTSYFTSITMVEYQQNQMNLKLTLYQAGILLSTCQRKSRQDQFIVIVSQFLYIPWSYAQKQAGIRESMLNGDSCTPSINIGAAKALESEMIEYIKEQISSFFTDNLLRILRYIVLHMKRASKSEDDPSTSSGLPQIVGDQHRGDAS, encoded by the exons ATGTGCACATGCCTTTGGAGTCCTGAAACAATTGATTCAGCGGTGCCTTGCAGATGCAGTTACATCTCAAGACACATGCTGACGCAATATTGCAACATCTGTATTGATGGCTTTGCAG CCCTCAGTCAAAACTTCACGATCCAGCTCTTCACCAGCTACTTCACAAG TATAACTATGGTGGAATACCAGCAAAATCAGATGAATCTCAAGTTGACATTATATCAAGCTGGAATATTGCTGAGTACTTGCCAAAGAAAATCCAGACAA GATCAATTCATTGTCATTGTTTCTCAATTCTTGTATATTCCTTGGAGCTATGCACAAAAGCAAGCAGGAATCAGGGAATCAATGCTGAATGGTGACTCCTGCACCCCATCGATTAACATTGGAGCTGCGAAGGCTTTGGAATCAGAAATGATAGAATATATCAAAGAACAG ATCAGCTCTTTCTTCACGGACAATCTTTTGCGAATTCTTCGTTATATTGTTCTTCACATGAAAAGGGCAAGCAAATCAGAAGATGACCCAAGTACATCATCTGGCCTTCCTCAAATTGTGGGTGATCAACATAGAGGGGATGCATCCTAG